In Arachis hypogaea cultivar Tifrunner chromosome 17, arahy.Tifrunner.gnm2.J5K5, whole genome shotgun sequence, a single window of DNA contains:
- the LOC140180778 gene encoding serine/threonine-protein phosphatase 7 long form homolog, with the protein MINALIERWRSETHRFHFPVGECAVTLEDVAIILGLPTNDLPVTGPTMSSFEALEAECLHQFGVAPRKTDCRGSFIKLTWFRGLRDCIVLNDVVHIQMYVKCHIMLLFGTVLFGDKSSSVVHWKFLPLLRNFGQIIQFSWGSACLSHLYRSLCRATRVDCKEMNGPLTLLLTWAWIRLPFLAPIPGNPRVFPIANRWRNWDRKNYAYRYNSLAHYRRLLDDLQEGQAYGIGNIDPDVIPLDIHHNSVIWSATVPFISFECIEWHASDRVRRQFGLTQGVPNQERDLGASHGEVLTGPKNQDWANTHSCWVMQWTNRLYLPCATSSTGKMIKGFKNKYTVCPRYCEHGPFEAPKGGIHITKNQ; encoded by the exons ATGATTAATGCTCTGATTGAGAGATGGCGGTCTGAGACTCACAGGTTTCATTTTCCGGTTGGTGAGTGTGCCGTGACCTTGGAGGATGTGGCGATAATTCTCGGTCTGCCGACAAATGATCTTCCGGTTACAGGACCGACCATGAGTAGTTTTGAGGCATTGGAAGCCGAGTGCTTGCACCAATTTGGAGTTGCACCGAGGAAGACGGACTGTAGAGGGAGCTTTATAAAATTAACATGGTTTAGGGGTTTAAGAGATTGTATAGTGTTGAATGATGTTGTGCACATTCAGATGTATGTAAAGTGTCACATAATGTTGTTATTTGGGACAGTTCTGTTTGGAGATAAGTCGAGTTCAGTTGTGCATTGGAAATTTTTACCTTTGCTCCGTAACTTTGGTCAGATCATACAGTTTAGTTGGGGTTCGGCATGCCTGTCACACTTGTATAGATCATTGTGTAGGGCAACTCGTGTCGACTGCAAGGAGATGAACGGTCCATTGACACTGTTGCTCACTTGGGCTTGGATCCGGCTACCATTTCTAGCGCCGATTCCCGGCAATCCCCGAGTGTTTCCAATTGCAAACAG GTGGCGTAACTGGGACCGTAAAAACTATGCCTACCGATATAATTCGCTTGCGCACTACAGGAGGTTGTTGGATGATCTACAAGAAGGACAG GCTTATGGCATTGGAAACATCGACCCAGACGTGATTCCTTTAGACATCCATCATAATTCGGTTATCTGGAGTGCCACAGTGCCATTTATATCTTTTGAATGCATCGAGTGGCATGCATCTGATAGAGTCAGGAGACAATTTGGATTGACACAGGGTGTTCCTAATCAAGAGCGGGATCTAGGTGCATCACACGGCGAAGTTTTAACTGGGCCTAAGAATCAAGATTGGGCCAATACCCACTCTTGTTGGGTGATGCAGTGGACCAATCG attgtatctgccatgtGCCACATCCTCAACCGGAAAAATGATAAAAGGTTTCAAGAACAAGTATACTGTCTgcccccgatattgtg AGCATGGCCCTTTCGAAGCACCCAAAGGGGGAATTCATATCACCAAAAACCAATaa